The DNA region GGTCTCGCTTCTTCCGGTCTCCACAGCAACGGGTACACTTTGGCCCGCAAAGTGATCTTTGAAAAGGGGAGCATCGGTCCGAGCGACAAGATCGACGATTTCAACCGTTCGATCGGCGATGTTCTTTTGACGCCGACGAAGATCTACACGCCGCTGATCCTGGAACTGATCGGCAAGTTCAACATCAAAGGGATCTCGCACATTACCGGCGGCGGTATTCCGGAAAACCTGGGGCGGGTCTTGCCGCAAAAGCGCCAGGCGGTGATCGAGCTGAATTCCTGGGAGATTCCCAGGATTTTCAAGCTCCTCAAGAAGCTCGGCGATATTGACCATAATGAAATGTACAAGACCTTTAACATGGGGATCGGCATGATCCTGGTCGTTTCCGCCAAAGAAACCGACAAAGTCATGCAGCACCTGGCGAATAAAAAAGAGAAGGCTTTCCTGATCGGTGAGATCTCCAAGGGGAACCAGGAAGTAATAATTATTTAAGCGATGCTTAAACTAGGGGTATTAATTTCCGGTAACGGCTCGAATTTGCAGGCGATCATTGACGCGTGCGAAAGCGGCAAGGTCCCGGCGAAGGTCGCGGTCGTAATTTCTAATAATCCCGACGCTTTTGGCCTGAAAAGGGCGAAGAAGCACAATATCCCCGCCGTGGCGATCGATCACCGGACTTATGCCGACCGGAACACCTATGAACTGGAGATCGTGAAAGTCCTCCAGCAGCATGGGGTGGAACTGGTCTGCTTAGCCGGTTATATGCGGATCGTAGGAGAGGTCCTGCTCCAGCACTACCGCGGCAAAATGATCAATATCCACCCTTCGCTCCTGCCTTCTTTTCCCGGTTTGCACGCCCAGCGGCAAGCGCTGGAACACGGCGTGCTGATCACCGGCTGCACCGTCCATTATGTCGACGAAGGGTGCGATACCGGGCCGATCATCATCCAGTCGGCAGTCCCGATCAAGGAAAAAGACGACGAAGT from Candidatus Margulisiibacteriota bacterium includes:
- the purN gene encoding phosphoribosylglycinamide formyltransferase, coding for MLKLGVLISGNGSNLQAIIDACESGKVPAKVAVVISNNPDAFGLKRAKKHNIPAVAIDHRTYADRNTYELEIVKVLQQHGVELVCLAGYMRIVGEVLLQHYRGKMINIHPSLLPSFPGLHAQRQALEHGVLITGCTVHYVDEGCDTGPIIIQSAVPIKEKDDEVVLSDRILQQEHQIYPEAIRLIAEDKLIIEGRRVKLK
- the purM gene encoding phosphoribosylformylglycinamidine cyclo-ligase; this encodes MITYKQAGVDIEAGYEVVRRIKKVAKGIGLFGGLFPFGKQYLVGATDGVGTKLKLAFMMGKHDTIGIDLVAMNVDDVVAMGAKPLFFLDYIGIQKVEPSVVEKIVKGVVEGCRQSGVELIGGETAELPDMYHKGEYDLAGFAVGVVDKKAVINGSTIREGDKIIGLASSGLHSNGYTLARKVIFEKGSIGPSDKIDDFNRSIGDVLLTPTKIYTPLILELIGKFNIKGISHITGGGIPENLGRVLPQKRQAVIELNSWEIPRIFKLLKKLGDIDHNEMYKTFNMGIGMILVVSAKETDKVMQHLANKKEKAFLIGEISKGNQEVIII